A genomic segment from Lagenorhynchus albirostris chromosome X, mLagAlb1.1, whole genome shotgun sequence encodes:
- the ATP2B3 gene encoding plasma membrane calcium-transporting ATPase 3 isoform X2 has product MGDVANSSIEFHPKPQQQREAPHAGGFGCTLAELRSLMELRGAEALQKVQETYGDVGGLCRRLKTSPTEGLADNTNDLEKRRQIYGQNFIPPKQPKTFLQLVWEALQDVTLIILEVAAIVSLGLSFYAPPGEESEACGNVSAGAEDEGEAEAGWIEGAAILLSVICVVLVTAFNDWSKEKQFRGLQSRIEQEQKFTVIRNGQLLQVPVAALVVGDIAQVKYGDLLPADGVLIQGNDLKIDESSLTGESDHVRKSADKDPMLLSGTHVMEGSGRMVVTAVGVNSQTGIIFTLLGAGGEEEKKDKKAKKQDGAVAMEMQPLKSAEGGETEEREKKKANVPKKEKSVLQGKLTKLAVQIGKAGLVMSAVTVIILALYFVIETFVVDGRAWLAECTPVYVQYFVKFFIIGVTVLVVAVPEGLPLAVTISLAYSVKKMMRDNNLVRHLDACETMGNATAICSDKTGTLTTNRMTVVQSYLGDTHYKEVPAPSALTPKILDLLVHAISINSAYTTKILPPEKEGALPRQVGNKTECALLGFVLDLKQDFQPVREQIPEDKLYKVYTFNSVRKSMSTVIRMPDSGFRLFSKGASEILLKKCTNILNSNGELRSFRPRDRDDMVQKIIEPMACDGLRTICIAYRDFSAAQEPDWDNENEVVGDLTCIAVVGIEDPVRPEVPEAIRKCQRAGITVRMVTGDNINTARAIAAKCGIIQPGEDFLCLEGKEFNRRIRNEKGEIEQERLDKVWPKLRVLARSSPTDKHTLVKGIIDSNTGEQRQVVAVTGDGTNDGPALKKADVGFAMGIAGTDVAKEASDIILTDDNFTSIVKAVMWGRNVYDSISKFLQFQLTVNVVAVIVAFTGACITQDSPLKAVQMLWVNLIMDTFASLALATEPPTESLLLRKPYGRDKPLISRTMMKNILGHAAYQLTTIFTLLFVGELFFDIDSGRNAPLHSPPSEHYTIIFNTFVMMQLFNEINARKIHGERNVFHGIFGNPIFCTIVLGTFAIQIVIVQFGGKPFSCSPLSTEQWLWCLFVGVGELVWGQVIATIPTSQLKCLKEAGHGPGKDEMTDEELAEGEEEIDHAERELRRGQILWFRGLNRIQTQIRVVKAFRSSLYEGLEKPESKTSIHNFMATPEFLINDYTHNIPLIDDTDVDENEERLRAPPPPSPNQNNNAIDSGVYLTTRGTKSATSSVFSSRPGSPLHSVETSL; this is encoded by the exons ATGGGGGACGTGGCCAACAGTTCCATCGAGTTCCACCCCAAACCCCAGCAGCAGCGGGAGGCCCCCCACGCAGGGGGCTTTGGGTGCACACTGGCTGAGCTGCGCTCCCTCATGGAGCTCCGAGGGGCCGAGGCGCTGCAGAAAGTCCAGGAAACCTACGGGGATGTGGGCGGGCTCTGCAGGAGGCTGAAGACCTCACCCACGGAGG GCCTGGCCGACAACACCAATGACTTGGAGAAGCGCAGGCAGATCTACGGGCAGAACTTCATCCCTCCCAAGCAGCCCAAGACGTTCCTGCAGCTGGTATGGGAGGCCCTGCAGGATGTGACCCTCATCATCCTGGAGGTGGCCGCCATCGTATCCCTGGGCCTCTCATTCTATGCGCCACCTGGAGAGGAGAGCGAAG CGTGCGGGAATGTGTCGGCTGGGGCAGAAGACGAAGGGGAGGCCGAGGCGGGCTGGATTGAGGGGGCCGCCATCCTGCTGTCTGTCATCTGCGTGGTCTTGGTCACGGCCTTCAACGACTGGAGCAAGGAGAAGCAGTTCCGGGGCCTGCAGAGCCGCATCGAACAGGAGCAGAAGTTCACCGTCATCCGGAACGGGCAGCTCCTGCAGGTCCCGGTGGCTGCGCTGGTGGTAGGGGACATCGCCCAGGTCAAGTATG GAGACCTGCTGCCCGCCGATGGCGTGCTCATCCAGGGCAATGACCTCAAGATTGACGAGAGCTCCCTGACGGGCGAGTCGGACCACGTGCGCAAGTCGGCAGACAAAGACCCCATGCTGCTGTCAG GCACTCATGTCATGGAAGGTTCTGGAAGAATGGTGGTGACAGCCGTTGGTGTGAACTCTCAGACAGGCATCATCTTTACCTTGCTTGGGGCtggtggagaggaggagaagaaggataAGAAAG CTAAGAAGCAGGATGGGGCCGTTGCCATGGAGATGCAGCCCCTGAAGAGTGCAGAAGGTGGGGAGACGGAGGAGCGGGAAAAGAAGAAAGCCAACGTGCCCAAGAAGGAGAAGTCGGTCCTTCAGGGAAAGCTCACCAAACTGGCTGTGCAGATCGGGAAAGCAG ggctggtgaTGTCTGCCGTCACCGTCATCATCCTGGCCCTCTACTTTGTGATCGAGACCTTCGTGGTGGATGGCCGGGCGTGGCTGGCAGAGTGCACACCTGTCTACGTGCAGTACTTCGTCAAGTTCTTCATTATCGGTGTCACCGTGCTGGTTGTGGCTGTCCCAGAGGGCCTGCCTCTTGCTGTCACCATCTCCTTAGCTTACTCTGTCaag aaaatgatgAGGGACAACAACCTGGTCCGCCACCTGGACGCCTGTGAGACCATGGGCAATGCCACGGCCATCTGCTCAGACAAGACAGGCACGCTCACCACCAACCGCATGACCGTGGTGCAGTCCTACCTCGGGGACACCCACTATAAAGAGGTTCCGGCCCCCAGCGCCCTGACCCCCAAGATCCTCGACCTCCTGGTCCACGCCATCTCCATCAACAGTGCCTACACCACCAAAATACTA CCTCCAGAGAAGGAAGGCGCCCTCCCACGCCAAGTGGGCAACAAGACGGAGTGCGCTCTGTTGGGCTTCGTCCTGGACCTGAAGCAGGACTTCCAGCCCGTGCGGGAGCAGATTCCTGAAGATAAGCTTTACAAAGTGTACACCTTCAACTCGGTCCGCAAGTCCATGAGCACAGTCATACGCATGCCCGACAGCGGCTTCCGCCTCTTCAGCAAGGGCGCCTCGGAGATCCTGCTGAAAAA GTGCACCAACATCTTAAACAGCAATGGGGAGCTGCGCAGCTTTCGCCCTCGGGACCGGGACGACATGGTGCAGAAGATCATCGAGCCGATGGCCTGCGATGGGCTCCGCACCATCTGCATCGCCTACCGGGACTTCTCCGCTGCCCAGGAGCCCGACTGGGACAACGAGAACGAGGTCGTGGGCGACCTCACCTGCATAGCCGTTGTGGGCATCGAGGACCCCGTGCGGCCCGAG GTCCCTGAAGCTATCCGCAAATGCCAGCGCGCTGGCATTACAGTCCGCATGGTGACGGGGGACAACATCAACACGGCCCGCGCCATTGCGGCCAAGTGCGGCATCATCCAGCCCGGGGAGGACTTCCTGTGCCTGGAGGGGAAGGAGTTCAACCGGCGGATCCGAAACGAGAAAGGCGAG ATAGAACAGGAGCGTCTGGACAAGGTGTGGCCCAAGCTGAGGGTCCTTGCCCGATCGTCTCCCACCGACAAGCACACTCTGGTTAAAG GGATCATCGACAGCAACACCGGCGAGCAGCGGCAGGTGGTGGCCGTGACCGGGGACGGCACCAACGATGGGCCAGCCCTCAAGAAGGCGGACGTGGGCTTCGCCATG GGCATCGCGGGGACTGACGTGGCAAAGGAAGCCTCGGACATCATCCTGACGGACGACAACTTCACCAGCATCGTCAAGGCCGTCATGTGGGGCCGCAATGTCTACGACAGCATCTCCAAGTTCCTGCAGTTCCAGCTGACGGTCAATGTGGTGGCCGTGATTGTGGCTTTCACGGGTGCCTGCATCACTCAG GACTCTCCTCTCAAAGCCGTGCAGATGTTGTGGGTGAACTTGATCATGGACACATTCGCCTCTCTGGCCCTGGCAACAGAGCCGCCCACTGAGTCGCTGCTGCTGCGGAAGCCGTATGGCCGGGACAAGCCCCTGATCTCACGGACCATGATGAAGAACATTCTGGGCCACGCCGCCTACCAGCTCACTACCATCTTCACGCTGCTGTTCGTCG GCGAGCTCTTCTTCGACATTGACAGCGGGAGGAACGCGCCCCTGCACTCGCCGCCCTCCGAGCACTACACCATCATCTTCAACACCTTCGTCATGATGCAGCTCTTCAACGAGATCAACGCGCGGAAGATCCATGGCGAGCGCAACGTCTTCCACGGCATCTTCGGCAACCCCATCTTCTGCACCATCGTGCTGGGCACCTTCGCCATCCAG ATTGTCATCGTGCAGTTCGGCGGAAAGCCCTTCAGCTGCTCCCCGCTGTCTACGGAACAGTGGCTCTGGTGCCTGTTTGTTGGTGTTGGGGAGCTGGTCTGGGGACAG GTCATCGCCACCATCCCCACCAGCCAGCTCAAGTGCCTGAAGGAAGCGGGGCACGGGCCCGGGAAGGACGAGATGACCGACGAGGAGCTGGCTGAGGGCGAGGAAGAGATCGACCACGCCGAGCGGGAGCTGCGCAGAGGCCAGATCCTCTGGTTCCGGGGCCTCAACCGGATCCAGACGCAG